CGTCCTTATCCCTGATCTGCAGGCTCTCTGTGTTGAAGCGCGTCATGAAGTTCTTCAGGGACTCATCCGGCTTCTGCTTAACGGCCATCAGGTGGGCCGCGTTCTTCGAGTAGGTCTTCGAGGAAACGAAATGGGCGGCAAACTGTCTGGCCAGCTCGGTGAAACTCTGAATAGACCCCGGTGCCAGGCCCTGAAACCAGAGCCGCGCCTTACCCTTGAGAAACATGGGGAAGGTCTTGCAGCGGAGGGCATCCGCGGCGTTTTGCAGACGCATGTGCGTCAGGAAGACCGAGAGGTGGTCTTCCGGGTCGGTCGAACCATCGTACAGCTCGATGTTCGGGATTTTAAACCTCCGGGGTAACGGGTAGTCCTCGATCTCCTGAGTGAAGGGCGAGGCTGCGTAGTTGTCCCCGTACGGTTGTGGTCGCAGGATCTGCTCGAGCTCATCCCGGACGGGCTGCCACTGGGGTGGGTCACGCGGGCGACTCCTGACAGATCGGGCGGGGGAGCGTGCGGGCCCATTTCGCGTAGGTTTCCGTGGGGAGGGGTCCCTTGGTCGGCTCCCCACGGACCGGTCGTGGGAGTACCTCTCGCTATCCCCGACCACCGAAGCTCGGTGACGAGGGGGAGTCCGCGGCCGTTTCCTCCTAGGGGGCTGGTCCTGTGACCCATCCTCCGAAGGGTCAGGGATCGactccttctccttctccttcccCTGGGCTTTGGAAGTTGGTGCGCCCCCCGCCTCCTCTCCTCCTTTTGCCTGCCGGATTATATCCTCCAGCATGGGGAGGTTCTCTGTCACGAACTGGAGCATCTGCCGTCTCCGGTCTCCTGAGAGGGCCGAGCCCCCAGCGCCCCCGGCCGCTTCGTTCTCCTCTCGACGAGACCCCTCCCCGGCCCCGGCTCCGGTGCTTTCAACTGTTCGCTTGGACCGTGTCCTCGCCATCAACACTAACAATTACCTttcgttcccacagacggcgccaactgaagaagcGCAGACGCTTCCCCGAGGAAAGCTGACCGGATCAGCTCGGGGTGTCGATGGGAGAGCTGATCCAAGACCTGCAAAACAGAGAAGATGAGCTAACAGAGGGGCCCTGAGGtggtccccgagggcactccgacggtcaagttagttttccggtaAGTAGGGTTCACGGGGATTAACTTAGTCAGAGTGTATTCGCCGAGTAATCAGCGTCCCTTGTACAGTAGATGTGTGCTATTATTTATACCTGCGAGGGAGTCCGACCTCCGCACGACGCGGGACTTGCCCGGTATAGATAGTGTCCCGCACTCGGGGGGGGACTTCCCCCGACCTCTTCGGGATGGACCTTCGCCTCCCCTGGGAGCCCTAGTCAGTACGGCCCGGGGCTGCTCCCAGGGGTCTGAGGGTCAAGGCCCAGCTCGGCCAttcctgggctgccacgtgtctgggcCCGGAACGGGGCCTCTGCACTctgtaaattgttatttttgtttttgatcaTAAAACCAATGCCAGTCATTGAAATGCTTCAATCACTAATCATAATGTCCAATGAgaatgcttctttttttttttttttacaattaatAACATCTGTACCATCCTGCTCTACTATGAGAATTCTTTTAACTGcaaaatgcaagattaaacccCAAGAGGGATTTAAATCCCAAGAGATTTggacgagtcgagtcgagttggTTGATAGTTGATACAGCCATGTTCAGCGCAAAAATCTgttactcttctatcaaatcCTGAAACGGACCTCCTTCGTCGAAGCCACGGGCAGGACAGACTTGGCATCTTGTTTCCATTCCATGATATGAGCAGTAGACATTATTCATGTCGCTTGCTCAAACACCAAATCACATTCGTGTGCAAATCGAAGCGGGCAATATAATGGTCTCCGAAATTCACACCAACTGCACTGCATGTCCAACTTTTCTCTTCAGCATGAAATGAAACCACCAACTCTTCTTAccaacaaaagaataaaattaacaaaagtGAACCTGATTTCTGGGCGGATGACTAAAGGATGCTGCACAAAAACTTCTTAATCATATTACAGTAGTAAATTCAAATTGAACGAGCAGATTCAACGATCACATATCATTTTCCCTTAATAACTAGTTCCATAATTTCTGTTGCCAAAACCAAGTTCACTTCTGGACACCCTTGCACTTGCGCACATACATGACATCGATAACCAGTATATCCTCAACGTAACAAGAAATATTTATTTCAACAGCACAACATCATTATCCATCAATGGATCAAAATCACTTTTATGTTTAAGACAGACGATGCAGAAGGAGGGCGCAGAATAAGGAACAAGATTCATATTTTGGCATCAGAATTTGCAGGAGTGAACTTGAGTGAAATGCTATTGACACAATGACGCTCGTCTGTTGGTGTCGGGAATCCTTCACCCTTAAACACATGACCAAGATGCCCACCACAAGCAGCACATGTAATTTCTATCCTCCTTCCATCTGGGTCAGGCTGAAGATCAAACAGGTATGGTCATTAGCACAGAAAACTTCATCAGAATGATACTTCGAAAAAATAACAACGCGGAGATAGAGCACAAGAATATGAGAATGAAACTCACAGTGTGATTTATTGCACCAGGAATGCCCTTATAGAACGCTGGCCATCCACATCCAGAGTTAAATTTAGTTGTGGACCTATACAGGGGAGTTCCACATCCTGCACAGTTGTAGACACCTTCACCATAGAACTTGTCATATTCCCCTGTACCTGGATACCTGTGGAGAACTCCAGTAGATTATCATCACATAAAgcaatagtaagtcaaaacattCACCCCTTGCACTCTGGAAGCATGAATAACGCTAACAAGGTAAATAACTGATGCACAAGGAGCTAGGTTGCATAGCTTGGAGAGCTAGTATCTTTCAGCCCGAGCTAAGGATCTATATATCACGGTCATAATTCATACAAGTATATGCATAAAAGCCAGTCCACTAAAATTGTTCAGCTGCAGCGTTTGCTCTTTTTGGCTACAGCTTCAGCATAACACCTATCAAATGATATACAGAAATGAATCCTTGAGTCACTCTCATGCTCAGTATTGTTTATTTTTACACCTTGTGTTTAGAAAGAGAAGAATAAAATGTATCACTATATCCTATTACTACTTCTACCCTTTCTCTTTAAAAGAGAGGCTGAATGGAGCAATTCTTCCCCATGCAATTTGTCAAAGATACCATATGTTTCTTCTAAGCTCTCTATAATCTGTGTTTTCCATCATGGGGCTGGGGAAAGACAATTAGGAATTTTTTACTTAATTATTTCGACTCTCTATGGTTTACCATCCCTCAGCCCTCTCTGTCACTTTGGTACTGCTGTTCCTTCCCCTTTGCAAGAGGAAGCTTAAGAGGATTAATTCTGTCTGTTTCTCAAGCATGTCAAGAACTTGTATTTTTTGTCTTTGTCATAAGATAAAACTAGAGGACCTTTCAAAGCTATGTCTGATGCAGGAGCCTGCCAATGCAATCTTTTGCACATATGACAAATTAGCAGTAACAGGTGATTTTCGGAGGCCATCTTTTACACATACGACAAATTAGTGGAAATGGTAAGTAGAGGTTCGATACCTAAGTGTATGTAGTGCATCACAAGAGGATCGGTTTGCACAGAGAGCGAAATATTCTTTCACAATGTGAAAATTGGTGGTTCCACAGCCAAGATTTTACCCTCGGGTAGTTCAACAATTTCAATTAAATGGGACAGTAAGATTGCAAGAATTTAACCCTTTATCTCATGCAACTATCCATTGTCCTTCATCCCTTAGATAGAGAAGATGCTTGTCCACTTTGCACTGGCACCTTTGCCTTCACTGTTCGTTTCCTAAAGTAGATGATTATTTAGCCAAATAACTGGTATCAGAAAGCACCAAGAGCTTAGTATAACATATTTTGGAGTCTGTCAACCATTGACGTACCAAATTCTGTAATTAGCTTCCCCTAGGTGGTGAATTATCCAATTGACACCCCCCCCACCCACAAAACaaaaacccccaaaaaaaatcatCCCAAGATTCCTAACCCAAGGCCTCCTTGGCCCTTGCAGAAAACATTTTACGACAGCCTTTAAAGCTACAAGCACAACCAGGAACGACATCAGaccaaacaaggaaaaaaattgtCGAATAACAAGAAAGTTTGAAGAATTTATTCGAGGAATAAAGCAAAAGCTCcggtaaaaaagaaaaatgaagaagaaaacatACTCGGTCCCTTTTTGTCTGAGAATGCGGAACTGTTCAGGAGAAAGAACTGCACGCCATTCTTCCTCAGAATTCTGAACTGATCCGGGTGCAGCAGTCATGGCTACGACCCCACCTCTGATGCCTCTCTTGCTCTGATAGTGAACCAATGCACCAGACCCAGGTGGCAAATCGCTTTCTTTAAGTGGTCGATAGGATAAAGGTCTAAACTTGGCCTTGAATAGACCTGTAATAGTGGGAGTTGACTTTGGGAGGAATGTTCTTGGGAGCAAAGGGGTGGAATTGAAAATTGCAGCTCTAGAAGAAGCAATTGGTGATATTTTCATGATTTGAGAACCCATTTGTGATAATCTTTGGAGGGCTTTGTTTTGCAGGGGGCCAAAATAAATTCAGCTCAATTCAATTCACCGTCAATAACGGATAACGATTTTCCAACAACGCTTGCTTCTTTCCttatattgaaaaatataattaaataaacgaGTTCTTATTGCTCACCCACCGACTTGGATGGATATGTATGCGGCTTGTTCGTTAGCCATTTGCAGATTTGCCTCTGGACATGCCATTGCCAGCAAAAtgatttt
This portion of the Coffea arabica cultivar ET-39 chromosome 2e, Coffea Arabica ET-39 HiFi, whole genome shotgun sequence genome encodes:
- the LOC113728695 gene encoding peptide methionine sulfoxide reductase B5-like, which codes for MGSQIMKISPIASSRAAIFNSTPLLPRTFLPKSTPTITGLFKAKFRPLSYRPLKESDLPPGSGALVHYQSKRGIRGGVVAMTAAPGSVQNSEEEWRAVLSPEQFRILRQKGTEYPGTGEYDKFYGEGVYNCAGCGTPLYRSTTKFNSGCGWPAFYKGIPGAINHTPDPDGRRIEITCAACGGHLGHVFKGEGFPTPTDERHCVNSISLKFTPANSDAKI